One genomic segment of Arcobacter porcinus includes these proteins:
- a CDS encoding HobA family DNA replication regulator, whose product MQEFLNWTVDLIRQDKVISPWLEEKKFEWAPLVSKNITNILDRNYSVLIVTDSDREWFLNYILSNINLAKYNRPYLPFYDFRAFFKNINSVRSEDDIQNIKDMLKISFPSGYCFWYIGKSQDPKATFAKITKSSFLWIFDEERQGAINLKSNDDELDIKLLQMFRLYNKTLSAALFAQINVEN is encoded by the coding sequence GTGCAAGAATTTTTAAATTGGACTGTTGATTTAATTAGACAAGATAAAGTTATATCACCTTGGCTAGAGGAGAAAAAGTTTGAATGGGCTCCTTTAGTTTCAAAAAACATAACTAATATTTTAGATAGAAACTACTCTGTACTTATTGTTACAGATAGTGATAGAGAGTGGTTTTTAAACTATATTTTGTCAAATATTAATTTGGCAAAATATAACAGACCTTATCTTCCTTTTTATGATTTTAGAGCATTTTTTAAAAATATAAATAGTGTAAGATCTGAAGATGATATTCAAAATATAAAAGATATGTTAAAAATATCTTTTCCTTCTGGATATTGTTTTTGGTATATTGGTAAATCTCAAGATCCAAAAGCAACTTTTGCAAAAATCACAAAAAGTTCATTTTTATGGATTTTTGATGAAGAGAGACAAGGTGCAATAAACTTAAAATCAAATGATGATGAGTTAGATATAAAACTTTTACAAATGTTTAGACTATATAATAAAACTTTAAGTGCTGCACTTTTTGCTCAAATAAATGTGGAGAATTAA
- a CDS encoding DNA polymerase III subunit delta': protein MHPLKRSSILVVNSVETALDEILKFYPSHYTRVIKNSEKSEFQILDAQNALKEAYIATNETKYIFLCGSTFRTEAQNSLLKVLEEPPLNIVFILLVESKSSILPTIHSRLLYKNLKTTHIENDLDLNIKHLDLKTLYNFIKENQRISKEDAIKLVSKILLKINEDKVSLGKKELDNFNKSISLLELNSRPINVLTHLLLSILEKDQK, encoded by the coding sequence TTGCATCCTTTAAAAAGATCATCTATTTTAGTTGTAAACAGTGTTGAAACAGCATTAGATGAAATTTTAAAGTTCTATCCAAGTCACTATACAAGAGTTATAAAAAATAGTGAGAAAAGTGAATTTCAAATTTTAGATGCACAAAATGCTCTAAAAGAGGCATATATTGCTACAAATGAAACAAAATATATTTTTTTATGTGGTTCAACTTTTAGAACAGAAGCACAAAACTCTCTACTAAAAGTTCTTGAAGAGCCACCCTTAAATATTGTTTTTATCCTTTTAGTTGAATCAAAAAGTTCAATTTTACCTACAATTCACTCAAGGCTTCTATATAAAAATCTAAAAACAACTCATATAGAAAATGATTTAGATTTAAATATTAAACATTTAGATTTAAAAACTTTATATAACTTTATTAAAGAGAATCAAAGAATTTCAAAAGAAGATGCAATAAAGCTTGTATCTAAGATACTTTTAAAAATAAATGAAGATAAAGTATCTTTAGGAAAAAAAGAACTTGATAATTTTAATAAATCTATATCTCTTCTAGAACTGAATTCAAGACCAATAAATGTTTTGACTCACCTACTTCTATCTATTTTAGAAAAAGATCAAAAATGA
- the folP gene encoding dihydropteroate synthase: protein MNIYKLNLEKIDDFLKNLDCDIGGVKIMSKKAKIHTLFIKNIHVGAANILKQDALSIGADLAVPEGVVIAKDKYVDALLIGNTKHLEILSKKELAQPFGLKDLAKNLKKFIQKENYETKIMGILNLNIDSFFDKSRTKESEVLEKILVQIEDGANIIDIGAVSSRPGSIYAGEDEELRRVKNTADLIYKHKLYEKVDFSIDSYSPKTIDYVLNCGFKIVNDITGLQNDEVCKLISKYDAKAVIMHMQNDPTNMQNDPKYDDLIIEIDSFFEERVKKAESFGIKDLILDVGIGFGKNLEHNLLLLKNLEHFKHFGYELLIGASRKSMIDMITPSSIENRLSGTLAIHLESLRNGASIIRCHDVKEHFQAIKVFEAINSIN, encoded by the coding sequence ATGAATATATATAAATTAAATTTAGAAAAAATTGATGACTTTTTAAAAAATTTAGATTGTGATATTGGTGGAGTTAAAATTATGTCTAAAAAGGCAAAAATTCATACTCTATTTATAAAAAATATACATGTTGGTGCTGCAAATATTTTAAAACAAGATGCCTTATCTATTGGAGCTGATTTAGCAGTTCCTGAAGGTGTTGTTATTGCAAAAGATAAATATGTGGATGCTTTATTGATTGGAAATACAAAACATCTTGAAATTTTAAGTAAAAAAGAGTTGGCTCAACCTTTTGGATTAAAAGATTTGGCAAAAAATCTAAAAAAATTTATACAAAAAGAGAATTATGAAACTAAAATAATGGGTATTTTAAACCTAAACATTGACTCTTTTTTTGATAAAAGCAGAACAAAAGAGAGTGAAGTTTTAGAAAAAATATTAGTTCAAATAGAAGATGGTGCAAATATTATTGATATTGGTGCTGTTTCAAGTCGTCCAGGAAGTATTTATGCAGGAGAAGATGAAGAGTTAAGAAGAGTTAAAAATACAGCTGATTTAATATATAAACATAAACTTTATGAAAAAGTGGATTTTTCAATAGATTCATACTCTCCTAAAACAATAGATTATGTTTTAAATTGTGGATTTAAAATTGTAAATGATATTACAGGTTTACAAAACGATGAAGTTTGTAAACTTATTTCAAAATATGATGCAAAAGCTGTTATTATGCATATGCAAAATGATCCAACAAATATGCAAAATGATCCAAAATATGATGATTTAATTATTGAAATTGATAGTTTTTTTGAAGAAAGAGTAAAAAAAGCTGAAAGTTTTGGAATAAAAGATTTAATTCTAGATGTTGGTATTGGTTTTGGGAAGAATTTAGAACATAATCTACTTTTACTTAAAAACTTAGAACACTTTAAACATTTTGGATATGAACTATTAATTGGTGCTAGTAGAAAATCTATGATTGATATGATAACTCCTAGTTCTATTGAAAATAGACTTAGTGGAACACTAGCAATTCACCTTGAATCACTTAGAAATGGTGCTTCAATTATAAGATGTCATGATGTTAAAGAGCATTTTCAAGCAATTAAAGTTTTTGAAGCGATAAATAGTATAAATTAA
- a CDS encoding prephenate dehydrogenase: protein MNIGIVGLGLMGGSFAKAVKRYGIASKVYGFTNSGKNKKEIEELGLVDELVDLQTLKKVCDIIILSIPVDAIISMFPDFLDIESDKTIIDMGSTKEYIVKNIPAKIRKNFIAAHPMTGTEKSGPRASIDNLYEGKTVVLCDLEDNENKHVNRAFKIFQEIGMRIVVMDSKEHDINACYISHLPHLISFSLANTVMSYQNPKEIIALAAGGFKDMSRIAKSSPRMWGDIFKQNRENMLESIKSFEEQMSRAKKMIEDERYDELEDWMRKANTLHEIL, encoded by the coding sequence TTGAATATTGGAATAGTTGGTTTAGGACTAATGGGTGGATCTTTTGCAAAAGCTGTAAAAAGATATGGAATTGCAAGTAAAGTATATGGTTTTACAAATAGTGGAAAAAATAAAAAAGAGATAGAAGAGTTAGGTTTAGTTGATGAATTAGTTGATCTTCAAACTTTAAAAAAAGTTTGTGATATTATAATTCTTTCTATACCTGTTGATGCTATTATCTCTATGTTTCCAGACTTTTTAGATATAGAAAGTGATAAGACAATTATTGATATGGGTTCAACAAAAGAGTATATTGTTAAAAATATTCCAGCAAAAATTAGAAAAAACTTTATAGCAGCACATCCAATGACAGGAACAGAGAAATCTGGACCAAGAGCATCAATAGACAATTTATATGAAGGTAAAACAGTAGTTTTATGTGATTTAGAAGATAATGAAAATAAACATGTAAATAGAGCATTTAAAATTTTCCAAGAAATAGGTATGAGAATTGTTGTTATGGATAGTAAAGAGCATGATATTAATGCTTGTTATATATCGCATCTCCCACATTTAATCTCATTTTCACTTGCAAATACTGTTATGAGTTATCAAAATCCTAAAGAGATTATCGCTCTTGCAGCTGGTGGATTTAAAGATATGAGTAGAATTGCAAAATCAAGTCCACGAATGTGGGGAGATATTTTTAAGCAAAATAGAGAAAATATGCTTGAATCTATAAAATCTTTTGAAGAACAGATGAGTAGGGCAAAAAAGATGATTGAAGATGAAAGATATGATGAACTTGAAGATTGGATGAGAAAGGCAAATACTTTACATGAAATTTTATAA
- the bamA gene encoding outer membrane protein assembly factor BamA: MKKFIILFIFITSSLNATVIKSIEYVGSSRISDQSLSEIIDIKVDEVLDENKLNDALKKFYSFYYFEDIYIELIDGNIKFIFKEKPSIAKVDIKGYKTRAEEKDAIKKIIKLNKGSMYSPKKVKEAKKILLEILEQEGYINSVVEVDIEKLNDNSISIVINVNKGDEIIIKEQNFYGAKKLNVEHFNTVLANREQQWFSWWFGRSNGELKIDQLKYDSRRVNDLYYEKGFLDAIVKEPYMSIDFASNQAKMSFFISEGETYTVNDIKIFADASIVDIDKLHANLKIEKNDIFNIAKLRKDQEYIKTQIANKGYAYAEVMFDLKKDEQTHKVDVIFNAIPGKKVYINDVKISGNSRTLDRVIRRNVLLAPKELYNLTDINDSKNRLKRTGFFENVILEEKRVSEDKMDLLVKVTEAPTGSLMLGGGYGSYDKFMINGSISDSNIFGSGLRLALSADISKRSNVYELSLSNPAINDSDYNGSLTAFRRDYEIRKSMYDEELKSKGFSLGIGKEIFRNTYLGATFSLDFIEETYKYNSGEKEKIIASRKLPYEDQDYTNSSITPYINFDNTNDYYFPTSGVRANFSVEYAGVGGDSKYIKPSTNIRYFYSLEDLLDLDWVFRLKTQARVIIDNGQINQGDSLYLGGPRTLRGYKSYAFPRNEDGVRQNPYKKMWSNSAEISFPLIPSAKMRWGAFIDYAMIGQNNFDDITRAGTGILLEWISPMGPLQLIFAKPLMKEDGDETSSFEFSIGATF, from the coding sequence TTGAAGAAATTTATTATTTTATTTATTTTTATAACATCTTCACTTAATGCAACAGTGATAAAGTCTATCGAGTATGTAGGTTCAAGCAGGATATCTGATCAAAGTCTTTCTGAGATTATTGATATTAAAGTTGATGAAGTTTTAGATGAAAATAAATTAAATGATGCTTTAAAAAAATTTTATAGTTTTTATTATTTTGAAGATATCTATATAGAACTTATTGATGGAAATATTAAATTTATATTTAAAGAGAAACCATCTATTGCAAAGGTTGATATAAAAGGTTATAAAACAAGAGCTGAAGAGAAAGATGCAATAAAAAAAATTATTAAACTAAACAAAGGTTCAATGTATAGCCCAAAAAAAGTTAAAGAAGCAAAAAAAATTCTTCTTGAAATTTTAGAACAAGAGGGATATATAAACTCTGTTGTAGAAGTTGATATTGAAAAATTAAATGATAACTCAATTAGTATTGTTATAAATGTTAATAAAGGTGATGAAATCATCATAAAAGAACAAAATTTTTATGGTGCAAAAAAACTAAATGTAGAGCATTTTAATACTGTTTTGGCAAATAGAGAGCAACAATGGTTCTCTTGGTGGTTTGGAAGAAGTAATGGTGAGCTAAAAATTGATCAATTAAAGTATGATTCAAGAAGAGTAAATGATTTATACTATGAAAAAGGTTTTCTTGATGCAATTGTAAAAGAGCCTTATATGAGTATTGATTTTGCATCAAATCAAGCAAAAATGAGCTTTTTTATAAGCGAAGGTGAAACTTATACAGTAAATGATATAAAAATTTTTGCTGATGCTTCAATTGTGGATATAGATAAACTACATGCAAATTTAAAAATAGAAAAAAATGATATTTTTAATATTGCAAAACTAAGAAAAGATCAAGAATATATAAAAACTCAAATCGCGAACAAAGGTTATGCTTATGCTGAAGTTATGTTTGATCTTAAAAAAGATGAACAAACTCATAAAGTTGATGTAATATTCAATGCAATTCCAGGTAAAAAAGTTTATATAAATGATGTAAAAATTTCTGGAAATAGTAGAACTCTTGATAGAGTTATAAGAAGAAATGTTCTTTTAGCACCTAAAGAGTTATATAATCTTACAGATATTAATGATTCAAAAAATAGATTAAAAAGAACTGGTTTTTTTGAGAATGTTATTTTAGAAGAGAAAAGAGTAAGTGAAGATAAAATGGACTTACTTGTTAAAGTAACAGAAGCACCAACAGGAAGCTTAATGCTTGGTGGTGGATATGGTTCTTATGATAAATTTATGATTAATGGGTCAATTAGTGACTCAAATATTTTTGGAAGTGGTTTAAGACTTGCTTTAAGTGCTGATATTTCAAAAAGATCAAATGTTTATGAATTAAGTCTTTCAAATCCAGCTATTAATGATAGTGATTATAATGGAAGTCTTACAGCATTTAGAAGAGATTACGAAATTAGAAAAAGTATGTATGATGAAGAACTTAAAAGTAAAGGTTTCTCTTTAGGTATTGGAAAAGAGATTTTTAGAAACACTTATCTAGGTGCTACATTTAGCCTTGACTTTATTGAAGAGACTTATAAATATAATTCTGGAGAAAAAGAAAAGATTATAGCATCTAGAAAATTACCTTATGAAGATCAAGATTATACAAATAGTTCTATAACTCCTTATATAAATTTTGATAATACAAATGATTACTATTTTCCTACAAGTGGAGTTAGAGCTAATTTTTCTGTTGAATATGCTGGAGTTGGTGGAGATTCAAAATATATAAAACCAAGTACAAATATTAGATATTTTTACTCTTTAGAAGATTTATTAGATCTTGATTGGGTATTTAGATTAAAAACTCAAGCAAGAGTTATTATTGATAATGGTCAAATTAATCAAGGAGATTCACTATATCTTGGAGGTCCTAGAACTTTAAGAGGATATAAATCTTATGCCTTCCCTAGAAATGAGGATGGAGTTAGACAAAATCCTTATAAAAAAATGTGGTCAAATAGTGCTGAAATAAGCTTTCCTTTAATCCCTAGTGCTAAAATGAGATGGGGAGCATTTATTGACTATGCTATGATTGGTCAAAATAATTTTGATGATATTACAAGAGCTGGTACAGGAATTTTACTTGAATGGATCTCTCCTATGGGACCTTTACAGTTGATTTTTGCTAAACCACTTATGAAAGAAGATGGTGATGAAACATCTTCTTTTGAATTTTCAATTGGAGCAACTTTTTAA
- a CDS encoding dehypoxanthine futalosine cyclase, with amino-acid sequence MKIDFTKRLTNEEAVYLIKNAPLLELAKLASDKKLELHPEKLTTFIVDRNINYTNVCWVDCKFCAFYRHKKDDDSYVLKFDEIDKKIDELLAIGGTQILFQGGVHPNLKIDYYEDLVSHINTKYPQITIHGFSSIEIDFIARVSRISKKEVLQRLQAKGLSSVPGAGAEILSDRVRDIIAPKKLDSKEWLQVHEDAHSIGMKTTATMMFGTVETDEEIVKHFEYIRDLQDKTGGFRAFIMWSFQGENTELLKEHPEIKPQSSNRYLRLLAVARLYLDNFQNLQSSWVTQGSYIGQMALKFGANDLGSTMMEENVVKAAGAANRMNQDEMIRLIKDIGEIPAKRDTAYNILERF; translated from the coding sequence ATGAAAATAGATTTTACAAAAAGATTAACAAATGAAGAAGCAGTTTACTTAATAAAAAATGCTCCTTTATTAGAACTTGCAAAATTAGCAAGTGATAAAAAACTTGAATTACACCCTGAAAAACTAACAACTTTTATAGTAGATAGAAATATAAACTATACAAATGTATGCTGGGTAGATTGTAAATTTTGTGCCTTTTACAGACACAAAAAAGATGATGACTCTTATGTTTTAAAATTTGATGAAATAGATAAAAAAATAGATGAGCTTCTTGCTATTGGTGGGACTCAAATTCTTTTTCAAGGTGGAGTTCATCCAAATTTAAAAATTGATTATTATGAAGATTTAGTATCTCATATAAACACAAAATATCCTCAAATAACTATTCATGGCTTCTCTTCAATAGAGATTGATTTTATAGCAAGAGTTTCAAGAATATCAAAAAAAGAGGTTTTACAAAGACTTCAAGCAAAAGGTTTAAGCTCTGTTCCAGGTGCTGGAGCTGAAATTTTAAGTGATAGAGTAAGAGATATAATTGCTCCAAAAAAACTTGATTCTAAAGAGTGGCTACAAGTTCATGAAGATGCTCACTCTATTGGTATGAAAACAACTGCAACAATGATGTTTGGAACAGTTGAAACAGATGAAGAGATAGTAAAACATTTTGAATATATCAGAGATTTACAAGATAAAACAGGTGGGTTTAGGGCTTTTATAATGTGGAGTTTCCAAGGGGAAAACACAGAACTATTAAAAGAACATCCAGAGATAAAACCTCAATCATCAAATAGATATTTAAGACTTCTTGCAGTTGCAAGACTTTATTTAGATAATTTCCAAAATCTACAAAGTTCTTGGGTAACGCAAGGTTCATATATTGGGCAAATGGCTCTTAAATTTGGTGCAAATGATTTAGGAAGTACGATGATGGAAGAGAATGTTGTAAAAGCTGCAGGTGCTGCAAATAGAATGAATCAAGACGAAATGATAAGATTAATAAAAGACATTGGAGAGATCCCAGCTAAAAGAGATACTGCTTATAATATTTTAGAGAGATTTTAG
- a CDS encoding M16 family metallopeptidase, whose protein sequence is MASTKKELIVNGIKIPVIFEEQKSLPILNVQFIFKNSGFIKDGNNHGLAYLSSKILNEGSSDLKATKFAEKLDENAITLYSSMGFETLILELSSLNEKRDIAINMFQKLIKSPNFSEDALKKIKTLAIGNLKRKESDFDDMASKGLNALLYKNTPLANPASGTVESISNIKLKDIENFIKDAFTLNNLTIVAGGDISFDELKNILTPILSSLNIGKVEEEKRIDFTSKKDLKIIKKDTEQAYIYFGSSFNAQTKNEDNYKAKVASFILGGSGFGSRLMEEIRVKRGLAYSAYASIGINKSYSSFTGYLQTKNESSDEAKELVISLVEEFVKNGVTQEELDAAKNFLSGSEPLRTETLAQRLNRAFILDFKGLDQDYPKDELEKIQNLKLEDLNNYIKTHTELNNLTFFIVRN, encoded by the coding sequence ATGGCATCAACAAAAAAAGAGCTTATAGTTAATGGTATCAAAATACCTGTTATTTTTGAAGAACAAAAATCTCTACCTATATTAAATGTACAATTTATCTTTAAAAATAGTGGTTTTATAAAAGATGGAAATAATCACGGATTAGCATATTTATCTTCAAAAATACTAAATGAAGGTTCAAGTGATTTAAAAGCTACAAAATTTGCAGAAAAACTTGATGAAAATGCTATAACACTTTACTCTTCAATGGGTTTTGAGACTCTTATTTTAGAACTATCTTCTTTAAATGAAAAAAGAGATATTGCTATAAATATGTTTCAAAAACTTATAAAATCTCCAAATTTTAGTGAAGATGCACTAAAAAAAATTAAAACTTTAGCAATTGGAAATTTAAAAAGAAAAGAGAGTGATTTTGATGATATGGCAAGTAAAGGCTTAAATGCCCTACTTTATAAAAACACTCCTTTGGCAAATCCTGCAAGTGGAACTGTTGAATCAATATCTAATATAAAACTAAAAGATATAGAAAACTTTATAAAAGATGCTTTTACTTTAAACAATCTTACAATAGTTGCAGGTGGAGATATTAGCTTTGATGAGTTAAAAAATATTTTAACTCCAATATTAAGCTCTTTAAATATTGGTAAAGTAGAAGAAGAGAAAAGAATTGATTTTACTTCAAAAAAAGATTTAAAAATTATTAAAAAAGATACAGAACAAGCATATATATATTTTGGAAGTTCTTTTAATGCTCAAACAAAAAATGAAGATAATTATAAAGCAAAAGTTGCTTCATTTATTCTTGGTGGAAGTGGATTTGGAAGTAGATTAATGGAAGAGATAAGAGTAAAAAGAGGTTTAGCTTATAGTGCTTATGCATCTATTGGTATTAATAAATCTTATTCTAGTTTCACAGGATATTTACAAACAAAAAATGAAAGTAGTGATGAAGCAAAAGAGTTAGTAATATCTTTAGTAGAAGAGTTTGTAAAAAATGGTGTTACACAAGAAGAGCTTGATGCTGCTAAAAACTTCTTAAGTGGAAGTGAACCTTTAAGAACTGAAACTTTAGCCCAGCGTTTAAATAGAGCTTTTATCTTAGATTTTAAAGGATTAGATCAAGATTATCCAAAAGATGAGCTTGAAAAGATTCAAAATCTAAAACTTGAAGATTTAAATAACTATATAAAAACTCATACTGAGTTAAATAATTTAACATTTTTTATTGTAAGGAATTAA
- the gltX gene encoding glutamate--tRNA ligase yields the protein MLRFAPSPTGDMHIGNLRVAIFNYIVAKQLNEGLIIRIEDTDKARNIEGKDKEILEILALFSIDYKTVFYQSENIKYHQKMALQLMTQKKAFACFCSDDKLEELKEESIKKGIPFRYDNFCETLSDETVLNTNAPFTVRLKKPDHNIKFKDLLKGEFDYAPFDIDSFIILRQDKSPTYNYACSVDDMLMDISMVIRGEDHISNTPKQIHIRESLGYTKEIKYVHLPIILNAQTGKKMSKRDDASSVKWLIEQGFLPSAIANYLVLMGNKTPKEIFTLEEAISWFDIETISRSGAKFDIDKLRFINRKHIETLDEMRLSKILGFADESIGKLAKLYLEEASTIKEIKEKLDNIFSIKTTLEGFENESNKIKEVLQKAPYFEEYEDLKNYIVEQTQLKGKNLFKPLRYILTGVENGPNITDIYPFIKNYIGEITR from the coding sequence ATGCTAAGATTTGCACCAAGTCCAACAGGAGATATGCACATAGGGAATCTAAGAGTTGCTATTTTTAACTATATTGTAGCAAAACAGTTAAATGAAGGGCTTATTATTAGAATTGAAGATACTGATAAAGCAAGAAACATTGAAGGAAAAGACAAAGAAATTTTAGAGATTTTAGCTCTTTTTTCTATTGATTATAAAACTGTTTTTTATCAAAGTGAAAATATAAAATATCATCAAAAGATGGCTTTACAACTAATGACTCAGAAAAAAGCTTTTGCTTGTTTTTGTAGTGATGATAAACTTGAAGAGTTAAAAGAGGAGAGCATAAAAAAAGGTATTCCTTTTAGATATGATAATTTTTGTGAAACTTTAAGTGATGAAACTGTTTTAAATACAAATGCTCCTTTTACTGTAAGACTTAAAAAACCTGATCATAATATTAAGTTCAAAGATCTATTAAAAGGTGAATTTGATTATGCACCATTTGATATAGATAGTTTTATTATTTTAAGACAAGATAAATCTCCAACATATAATTATGCTTGTAGTGTTGATGATATGTTAATGGATATTTCAATGGTAATAAGAGGAGAAGATCATATTTCAAATACTCCTAAACAGATTCATATTAGAGAATCTTTAGGATATACAAAAGAGATTAAATATGTTCATCTTCCAATAATTTTAAATGCTCAAACTGGTAAAAAAATGAGTAAAAGAGATGATGCAAGTAGCGTAAAATGGCTAATTGAACAAGGTTTTTTACCAAGTGCTATTGCAAACTATTTAGTTTTAATGGGGAATAAAACTCCAAAAGAGATTTTTACACTTGAAGAAGCTATTTCTTGGTTTGATATTGAAACAATTTCAAGAAGTGGAGCTAAGTTTGATATTGATAAATTAAGATTTATAAATAGAAAACATATTGAAACTCTTGATGAGATGAGATTATCAAAAATATTAGGTTTTGCTGATGAGAGTATTGGAAAACTAGCAAAACTATATTTAGAAGAAGCAAGTACAATAAAAGAGATAAAAGAGAAACTTGATAATATTTTTAGTATTAAAACAACTCTTGAAGGTTTTGAAAATGAATCAAACAAAATAAAAGAAGTTTTACAAAAAGCACCATATTTTGAAGAGTATGAAGATTTAAAAAATTATATAGTTGAACAAACTCAATTAAAAGGTAAAAATTTGTTTAAACCTTTAAGATATATCTTAACAGGTGTTGAAAATGGACCAAATATTACTGATATTTATCCATTTATTAAAAATTACATAGGAGAAATCACAAGATGA
- a CDS encoding YggT family protein: MIDALISSFLTVLFSIIFLYKWVVIISAILSWVRPDPYNPIVQMLYRLTEPVYAKIRSTIPTTFGGMDLAPLILIFALIFLETFLKSLF, from the coding sequence ATGATAGATGCACTTATTAGCTCTTTTTTAACTGTTTTATTTAGTATTATATTTCTTTATAAATGGGTTGTTATAATCTCAGCAATTTTAAGTTGGGTTAGACCAGATCCGTATAATCCAATAGTTCAAATGCTTTATAGATTAACAGAGCCTGTTTATGCAAAGATTAGATCTACTATTCCAACAACTTTTGGAGGAATGGATTTAGCTCCACTTATATTAATCTTCGCATTAATATTTTTAGAAACATTTTTAAAGAGTTTATTCTAA